The Vibrio sp. 16 genome segment CCAATCTCAAGGCTACAGTGCGATTTGGACGCTAGTGAAAGACGCAGACATTGATAACTACTACGACAAAGATGGCTCGATTCTCGATGTTTATTCAGAAAAACCTGAAACTAGTGACGCGACTCGCTTTATCAAAGTGACTGACCAATGTGGTCAATACAGCAAAGAAGGCGACTGCTACAACCGTGAACACTCATTCCCGAAAAGCTGGTTTGGCGGCAAAGTAGAGCCAATGAACTCTGATGGTCACCACCTGTTTGCAACCGATGGCTACGTTAATGCCAAACGCAGCAGCTGGCCTTTCGGTGAAGTGGGCTCCAGTACGTACGTCTCTAGCAACGGTTCTAAGCTCGGCAGTGCGGCGTCTGGTCTAGGTTACAATGGCACTGTGTTTGAGCCCGTCGACGAGTTCAAAGGTGACTTGGCCCGTGCCTACTTTTACATGGCGACTCGTTATGAAAACGTGATTGCTAATTGGGAGCAAAACAACGCCAACTCAGATGCGGTTCTTGATGGCACCAACACAACAGTATTCGAACCTTGGCTGCTAACGATGCTCAAACGCTGGCACAAAGAGGATCCTGTTTCGCTGAAAGAGCGCGAGCGCAATCAAGCCGTGTTTGACTTCCAAGGCAATCGCAATCCATTTATCGATCATCCTGAATTTGTCACGCAAATTTGGGGTAATTAATTACCATCAAACAAAATTGGCGCACAAATCGTGCGCCTTACTCTTCTTTATTGAAATATAACCCTACGCTATTTGACGTTTTTATTTAGTGTGTTCTGTGTCACATTTAGATATCGATATTCGTTATCATCTTGTGAGGCTCTCATGCTTAATATTGCGTTCTTCAGCACCAAAAACTACGACGAAAAATCATTCAATCAAGCCAAAAGACACTCCGACGTTGAGTTCCACTTTCATGACTTCCGTCTCAATGAGAAAACAGCCCAGATGGCCGCCGGTTGTGACGTAGTGTGTGCCTTTGTTAACGATAACTTATCTCGTCCGGTTCTCGAAAAGCTCGCGACAATCAGTGTAAAAATGATTGCGATGCGTTGCGCTGGATTTGACAAAGTCGACCTTGAAGCAGCGCAAGAGCTTGGCTTGCAAGTCGTTCGCGTCCCTGCTTACTCTCCTGAAGCGGTCGCAGAACATACAGTCGGTATGATGATGTGTCTTAACCGCCGTTTACATAAAGCGTACCAGCGTACCCGAGATGCAAACTTCTCCTTAGATGGCTTAGTGGGGTTTAATTTCCATGGTAAAACCATTGGTGTGATTGGCTCAGGAAAAATTGGTGTGGCAGCGATGCGCATTTTCAAAGGTTTAGGCATGAATATCCTGTGCTATGACCCTTTCGAAAACCCGAATGCTCTTGAGCTTGGGGCGCAGTACTGCTCACTCGATGAGTTATACTCTCAGTCTGACATCATCTCCTTACACTGCCCTCTTACCGAAGAAAACAAACATCTTCTCAACGAGCAAGCGTTCAACAAAATGAAAGATGGCGTAATGATCATCAATACCAGTCGCGGCAAGCTGTTAGACTCAGTTGCTGCCATCGAGGCGCTAAAGAAAGGGAAAATTGGCTCACTGGGATTGGACGTGTATGACAATGAAAAAGATCTGTTCTTCCAAGACAAATCTAACGACATCATTGTCGACGATGTATTTCGTCGCTTGTCCGCCTGTCACAACGTCTTGTTCACAGGTCATCAAGCCTTTTTGACCAACGAAGCGCTACACAACATTGCCACCACAACGCTCGATAGCATCGACAAGTTTTTCGCCGGTGAAAAATCAGGCAATGAGCTGATCTGAGTCACCCGTTAAAACAAAAAGAGTCGCGAACCAAGGTTTCGCGACGCTTTAATCGGTCAACTTGCTAAGGTTAGATAACTTGTGAAATCAGCAAGAACCCACCGAACGCAAGCGAGAAAATCAACATCCCCAGCCCGCCTTCCGCGCTGTATCGCTCAGACTCCACATTCGCCAAACGCAGTTTGTATACCATAGCTAATGGGACAAAGACCGCCAAGAAGACCAAAATAATGCCAGCATAACCCAACACGGCCAAGAACTTATCCGCCGCAAATAGCGATCCCATTAATGGCAACACAAAAGTCAGCACGTAGGTCACAACGCGGTTTTGGTTGAACATATCTCTATTTTGGTTGAACAAAGACATCGCAACGCCAAAGAATGACGTAAGCAGTGCTAAACCAGTGAACAAAGAGAGTAGCGTTCCAATCCAGCTTGATTGATGCTCGAATGCCGCAATCAAATCCCCCACACCTTTCAGTTCGCCCAGTTGAGCTGGATTCAAGTTTCCGACCACCGCAAAAAGCCAACAAAGGTAGCAAATCAATGGAATCAAGGAACCTATCACCACCATGTTTCGCAGTTCGCGATCGGACGCTTCATGGTTGTATGAGACCAAGGATGGAATCACCACCATAAAACCAAAACTGGTGAAAAGTACCGCACTCGTTTTGATCAGTTCGATATGATCGTCGTTCGTCACGCGAGCGAAGTTATCAAGGCTAAAGTCAGGCAAGAGGAAAACCAATGTGAGCGCTAAACAAGCGATCATTACAAAGAACAATCCGCGATTGAGTTTATCAATTACGCCCGTTCCGCCAGCGATCACAAGCCCTGAGATCAAGGTGAAGGCAATCTGACTTTGTGCCGTAGTGAGTTCAAGCCCAATCGAGCGACTCAATTGTCCAACAAGGTCGGCGGCACCCAGAATGTAGGCCATCAGGAGACAGATCAGCAATGCGTAAAGTAAACCGTTGGTAAGCAGTTGACCGCCCTTACCTAGCGTTTTTCTCGCAATCGAGTTTAGCCCCAAGCCGCCGCCTGACTTAATTGTCGCTTCCAAGAGCAACAACGCAGCGTACGTCGTCCCAAAGCATATAAAAATCATCAGTAAGGTTCCCCACCAAAGCCCGAATTGAGCGAGAACCATAGGGATAGCAAGCATACCGGCGCCCAACGCGGTGCCAGAGATAATTAGGGAACTGCCTAAAAGTTTAGTATTCATATTTTCGTATTCTGTTTTGATTAGTTTTTAATGGATGTGCGCGTGCCTAGCGCGATGGCTAACAATCAAAAACAATACGAATAGCGAGCTTTAAAGAAGAAAGCAGAGAAGAAAAGACGCGAAGATGTGCGAACAAAGCGAAAAGAAAAGATAGAACCTGAAAGTGCCTTCTTTTTGTGGGGCGACCCCTCGGTCGGTTCAATGATTGGTGTGGTTATTTTGAATATCATTAAGATGTCCGTTACAGCTAGACAATCCATTATACGAGAACAGCAAATCCTATGCTGCGTACCCAACGTGGGTCAAATCATCTTAGCCATCTAGCCATCGATTGCAATGGCGTTTTTATCAACTGAACACAAATGCATCAGTTTAGTTGTTTATCGCTTTCATCCACTGACAGAAAGGGATTCGTCTCGCCAGTCGACTTTTTGACAGCATGTCATTTTTTTGATTACACGATATTTACATCACATTTACATCAAACAATATCTATTTTAATCACAATACTCTATTCCCATACTTTCATTCCGGAATTGAGTAGACGAACATATGAAAGTCTATTGTTATCAAAGTGATGTTTACTCAGCAATGCGCCTATCTATAACAACAAAATTATTAATTACATTAGTCAGTGTGTTTGGGTTAGTTCTTGCCGCCTCAACAACTTACCAATACTTGCAGCAACGTGAGCTGTTGAACTCTGTTCTTAGTGAGCAACTTCATGATAAAGCAAGCAATTACTTCGACAGCTTAAATATGATGATGCTGACGGGGACCATGTCTCAGAAAGAGACACTGCGCCAGAAAGCCCTCGCTCAAGATGGGATTGAACAAGTGCGGGTGTTGCGTGCCGACACGGTGAGTAAATTTTACGGCCCCGGGCAACCCAATCAATCACCACAAGATGACATTGACCGCCGCGCATTGGCGGGTGAACTCGTTATCGAGCCCTACAGCGCCGATTGGGGTCAAGGTATCGTCGTCGCCCTACCAATGAAATCCAGCGAAGACTATCGTGGAACCAATTGTGTTAGCTGCCATATCACGCCCGAAGGTGAGGTGCTAGGTGCAATCCGATTGGAATACAACCTATCCCATGTCAATTCGATGATAAGCCAGCGTACCTTGATTGCACTTGCAATAATGTCCGCTTTTGGCTTGGTGGGCTTTTTGATTACGCTAACGTTAATTCGCAAAATCATCGTTCGACCGATTCAACAAACCTCTGGGTTTATGCAAAGCGTCAGTGAAACGAAAGATCTCTCTTTGCGCCTAACCAGTGAGCAAAAAGACGAAATTGGTCAGCTCTCTGGCGCGATAAACTCTTTCATGGACACGGTAAATCGCAGCTTAACCAAGGTACAAACTACCTCGCACAAAGTCGCGAGCAGCGCAGCGGAGTTAACTCAAGTTGCTCAAGTCACTGACTCGGCGGCTAGCAATCAGCAGCAAGAGACTGCAGACGTCCAAGCCAATATTGAGCAAATGCAGTCGCAACAACTTCAAGTAGACCAAGCCACGAACGACGCTTCAAAACTGATCAAACACACCACGTCAATCGCAGAACAAAGTGCGAGCCAAGCGCACACGGCCAGTGCAGAAATCAAAAATCTTGTCAGCGATATTGAACAAGTCAAAACCAACATCGTGGAACTGAACGACCAAACCGCCGAAGTTTCCACCATTCTTGAGGTCATTAAAGGCATTGCGGAACAAACTAATTTGCTGGCATTAAATGCAGCGATAGAAGCGGCACGAGCAGGAGAGCAAGGACGAGGTTTTGCTGTGGTTGCAGACGAAGTTCGCCAGTTAGCCAGCCGAACTGCAGAGGCAACAGGCAGTATCGAAAACATCATTGCTCAGTTCCAAAAAGACAGCAAAACATCATTAACGTCAGTTGATGCAGTCTGTGAAACGGCTCATACGCGTTCAAATCAAGTGGAGTCGCTCTCTCTTGCGATGAACGAAGTGGTCTCTGAGATGCAACAAGCCTTAGCCCATGCGCGTAGCATCCAAGATCAAACCAGCAGCACCACTGAGATCAACACACAAATTCAAGGCAAGGTAGAAGTGATCACCCAACATGCGGATGAAACGTCTCACTCAGCGGCTAAGACTCGTGATATTAGTATGAATCTTGAGCAACTTTCGGAGCATTTGGAATCACTTATCAATCAGTTCGCCCTTTCGCAGAGAAAATAGCGGTTTTTAAGCAACTTTTCCTTCTATTCAAGCGAATAAAGGTTGATGCGAACAAATTGAAAGGTAATATGTTCCATTGAATCTGTAAAATTCTAATCAACCCAATGTTTGGTTATCACATGCAGTGAACACCACCTAACATTGGGTTGAATTTTTACCTCAATGGAGAATATTTAAAACATGACTTACGCGCCTGTATCAGACGTTTTGAAAGGTCAGCTAGCAGTAGACAGTGAAGTAACTGTTCGTGGCTGGATCCGTTCACGTCGTGATTCCAAAGCTGGAATCTCTTTCCTTGCCATTTACGACGGCTCTTGTTTCGACCCGATTCAGGCCGTGGTCCCTAATAATCTTAATAATTACGACGACGAAGTTCTTAAGCTAACGACTGGCTGTTCTGTTGAAGTAACCGGTAAGATTGTTGAATCTCCTGCGAAAGGTCAAGACTTCGAGCTAGCAGCAACTGACGTTAAAGTTGTAGGCTGGGTTGAAGATGCTGACACTTACCCAATGGCAAAAACTCGTCATTCAATCGAGTACTTACGTGAAGTTGCGCACCTGCGTCCACGTACTAACGTTATCGGTGCAGTTGCTCGCGTCCGTAACTGCCTATCTCAAGCGATCCACCGCTTCTACCACGAACAAGGTTTCTTCTGGGTCTCTGCTCCGCTGATCACAGCTTCTGATGCAGAAGGTGCTGGTGAAATGTTCCGCGTTTCTACGCTAGACATGGAAAACCTACCTCGCACTGATAAAGGCGATGTGGATTACAACGAAGACTTCTTCGGTAAAGAGACGTTCCTAACGGTTTCTGGTCAGCTAAATGCTGAAGCTTATGCTTGTGCACTAAGCAAGGTATACACGTTTGGTCCTACTTTCCGTGCTGAGAACTCAAACACTAGCCGCCACCTGGCTGAGTTCTGGATGGTTGAGCCTGAAGTTGCATTCGCAGATCTAAACGACATCGCAAAACTGTCTGAAGATATGTTGAAGTTCGTATTCAAAGCCGTACTTGAAGAGTGCCGCGATGACC includes the following:
- the asnS gene encoding asparagine--tRNA ligase, whose product is MTYAPVSDVLKGQLAVDSEVTVRGWIRSRRDSKAGISFLAIYDGSCFDPIQAVVPNNLNNYDDEVLKLTTGCSVEVTGKIVESPAKGQDFELAATDVKVVGWVEDADTYPMAKTRHSIEYLREVAHLRPRTNVIGAVARVRNCLSQAIHRFYHEQGFFWVSAPLITASDAEGAGEMFRVSTLDMENLPRTDKGDVDYNEDFFGKETFLTVSGQLNAEAYACALSKVYTFGPTFRAENSNTSRHLAEFWMVEPEVAFADLNDIAKLSEDMLKFVFKAVLEECRDDLEFFAQRIDKQAITRLEQFVSSDFAQVDYTDAIQILLDSGKEFEFPVEWGIDMSSEHERYLAEEHFKAPVIVKNYPKDIKAFYMRANDDGKTVAAMDVLAPGIGEIIGGSQREERLEILDERMREVGIDPEHMNWYRDLRKYGTVPHAGFGLGFERLVSYVTGMGNVRDVIPFPRTPRSANF
- a CDS encoding 2-hydroxyacid dehydrogenase, producing MLNIAFFSTKNYDEKSFNQAKRHSDVEFHFHDFRLNEKTAQMAAGCDVVCAFVNDNLSRPVLEKLATISVKMIAMRCAGFDKVDLEAAQELGLQVVRVPAYSPEAVAEHTVGMMMCLNRRLHKAYQRTRDANFSLDGLVGFNFHGKTIGVIGSGKIGVAAMRIFKGLGMNILCYDPFENPNALELGAQYCSLDELYSQSDIISLHCPLTEENKHLLNEQAFNKMKDGVMIINTSRGKLLDSVAAIEALKKGKIGSLGLDVYDNEKDLFFQDKSNDIIVDDVFRRLSACHNVLFTGHQAFLTNEALHNIATTTLDSIDKFFAGEKSGNELI
- a CDS encoding amino acid permease, which encodes MNTKLLGSSLIISGTALGAGMLAIPMVLAQFGLWWGTLLMIFICFGTTYAALLLLEATIKSGGGLGLNSIARKTLGKGGQLLTNGLLYALLICLLMAYILGAADLVGQLSRSIGLELTTAQSQIAFTLISGLVIAGGTGVIDKLNRGLFFVMIACLALTLVFLLPDFSLDNFARVTNDDHIELIKTSAVLFTSFGFMVVIPSLVSYNHEASDRELRNMVVIGSLIPLICYLCWLFAVVGNLNPAQLGELKGVGDLIAAFEHQSSWIGTLLSLFTGLALLTSFFGVAMSLFNQNRDMFNQNRVVTYVLTFVLPLMGSLFAADKFLAVLGYAGIILVFLAVFVPLAMVYKLRLANVESERYSAEGGLGMLIFSLAFGGFLLISQVI
- a CDS encoding methyl-accepting chemotaxis protein, encoding MRLSITTKLLITLVSVFGLVLAASTTYQYLQQRELLNSVLSEQLHDKASNYFDSLNMMMLTGTMSQKETLRQKALAQDGIEQVRVLRADTVSKFYGPGQPNQSPQDDIDRRALAGELVIEPYSADWGQGIVVALPMKSSEDYRGTNCVSCHITPEGEVLGAIRLEYNLSHVNSMISQRTLIALAIMSAFGLVGFLITLTLIRKIIVRPIQQTSGFMQSVSETKDLSLRLTSEQKDEIGQLSGAINSFMDTVNRSLTKVQTTSHKVASSAAELTQVAQVTDSAASNQQQETADVQANIEQMQSQQLQVDQATNDASKLIKHTTSIAEQSASQAHTASAEIKNLVSDIEQVKTNIVELNDQTAEVSTILEVIKGIAEQTNLLALNAAIEAARAGEQGRGFAVVADEVRQLASRTAEATGSIENIIAQFQKDSKTSLTSVDAVCETAHTRSNQVESLSLAMNEVVSEMQQALAHARSIQDQTSSTTEINTQIQGKVEVITQHADETSHSAAKTRDISMNLEQLSEHLESLINQFALSQRK